One region of Bacillus pumilus genomic DNA includes:
- a CDS encoding AimR family lysis-lysogeny pheromone receptor: MYNAVKNETNIRYVLKKHLEKTERSQNGIAKAIGITKGYMSKFFSGKEIAFWMVIETVRAILPDKEKQLMKDYAKSGFDKKYIYCALEYYYTNQMYNEIRYLIVNYSSVARDACDAYLFALNFRESFKPLDHQKALKNLRANTPEGQTLLEIFESYVHYNIGKYDLSLFSIDRAKGCLQKVTDPFLKKSFQARIDEILANTYLKQENNIKRARDSAHSLMKTGISKSHIMTATYLIGLSYFYESYNISFDYYKKLLELYEDFPERADEIIQNKEEIAILQYYWLNKIDEEFNVTNFTQVLSEDKSLSLYYIDKTLRPYAYLFDGIREGRADKVLLSLHFFSEQRDYFRANIPKIQLQKMDLDLTL; encoded by the coding sequence ATGTACAATGCCGTTAAGAATGAAACAAATATTAGATATGTACTGAAAAAACACTTAGAAAAAACGGAAAGATCTCAAAATGGTATTGCAAAAGCAATTGGTATAACTAAGGGTTATATGAGTAAATTTTTCTCCGGTAAAGAAATAGCTTTTTGGATGGTCATTGAAACAGTTAGAGCAATTTTACCGGATAAAGAAAAACAATTGATGAAGGATTATGCAAAAAGCGGGTTTGATAAAAAATACATATATTGTGCTTTGGAATATTATTACACCAACCAAATGTACAATGAGATAAGATATTTAATTGTAAATTACTCTTCGGTAGCACGAGATGCTTGTGATGCTTACCTTTTTGCTCTGAATTTTAGGGAATCTTTTAAACCACTTGATCATCAAAAAGCTCTAAAAAATCTCCGAGCAAATACACCAGAAGGTCAGACATTATTAGAGATTTTCGAATCATATGTCCATTATAATATTGGAAAATACGACTTGAGTTTGTTTTCAATCGATAGAGCAAAAGGATGTTTACAAAAAGTCACCGATCCTTTTTTAAAGAAGAGTTTTCAAGCAAGAATTGATGAGATCCTTGCAAACACTTATCTTAAACAAGAAAACAATATTAAGAGAGCACGGGATTCAGCGCATTCATTAATGAAAACTGGTATTAGTAAAAGCCATATAATGACCGCGACTTACTTAATTGGTCTGTCATACTTTTATGAGTCATATAATATATCCTTTGATTATTATAAAAAGCTTTTAGAATTGTACGAGGACTTCCCAGAAAGAGCAGATGAAATAATTCAAAACAAAGAAGAAATTGCTATACTTCAATATTACTGGTTAAATAAGATCGACGAGGAATTCAATGTGACAAATTTTACTCAGGTTTTAAGCGAAGATAAGTCACTTTCCCTTTATTATATTGATAAAACCTTGCGTCCTTACGCGTATTTGTTCGATGGAATTAGAGAGGGAAGAGCAGATAAAGTTTTGTTATCTTTGCATTTTTTTTCAGAACAGCGTGATTACTTTAGAGCCAATATACCCAAGATCCAGTTGCAAAAAATGGATTTAGACCTTACACTTTAA
- a CDS encoding tyrosine-type recombinase/integrase, producing the protein MVSFRQRGKDWEYRIPYYDPVTQKRREKSKKGFRTKKEAATEAAIVQAEINGDFVRKDDNITISSYIDLWFEKYKLTVKKSSWDSRYDSIIVIKKNLGSCRVKDVTEKTYEGFLNKIAPEYAKNTLTNIHQVFNMMIREAVRDSYFKDNPIHAVNLPKKAKEKKVEELDEDLKDMKFWEKEEIKLFLQVVSRKGRPRDLAMFLLLIYSGLRIGEAVALTWDKVDFKKSEIKVRYTLFREKDLKSNYELLSPKTESSIRNVPVPPQVIMQLRILKNVQEQVKNDVGELYKDEDFVFADNSGMPEPARNFNYRMATYIKKAGVTKITPHNLRHTYASLLFAAGIDLKEAQRRLGHSSSKTTLDAV; encoded by the coding sequence GTGGTGAGTTTTAGGCAGCGGGGAAAAGACTGGGAATACAGAATACCTTACTACGACCCAGTTACCCAAAAGCGAAGGGAGAAGTCTAAAAAAGGATTTAGAACAAAGAAAGAAGCTGCTACCGAAGCAGCAATTGTTCAAGCTGAAATCAATGGTGATTTTGTCCGAAAAGATGATAATATAACTATTTCCTCTTACATTGATTTGTGGTTTGAGAAATACAAATTAACGGTTAAGAAATCTTCTTGGGACAGCAGGTACGATAGCATAATTGTAATTAAGAAGAACTTAGGCTCATGCAGAGTTAAGGATGTTACAGAAAAAACATATGAAGGTTTTCTGAATAAGATCGCACCAGAGTATGCTAAAAACACATTAACTAATATTCATCAAGTTTTTAATATGATGATCAGAGAAGCTGTGCGAGATTCTTACTTTAAGGATAATCCAATTCATGCCGTGAATCTTCCGAAAAAGGCAAAAGAGAAAAAAGTAGAGGAATTAGATGAAGATTTAAAGGATATGAAATTTTGGGAGAAAGAAGAAATAAAACTATTCCTTCAAGTTGTCAGCAGAAAAGGGCGTCCCAGAGATTTAGCTATGTTTCTCCTGCTCATTTATTCGGGTTTGAGGATAGGTGAAGCAGTTGCATTGACATGGGATAAAGTAGACTTTAAAAAATCAGAGATTAAAGTGAGATACACTCTTTTTAGAGAAAAAGATTTAAAGAGTAATTATGAATTACTCAGTCCCAAAACTGAATCGTCTATTCGAAATGTACCTGTGCCACCTCAAGTCATAATGCAATTAAGGATTTTAAAGAATGTTCAGGAACAAGTAAAGAATGATGTGGGCGAACTATACAAAGATGAAGATTTCGTTTTTGCTGATAATTCTGGAATGCCTGAACCGGCTCGAAACTTCAATTATAGAATGGCCACCTATATAAAAAAGGCGGGTGTTACAAAAATAACACCCCACAATCTTAGACACACATATGCGTCTTTGCTATTTGCAGCAGGAATAGACCTTAAAGAAGCACAAAGGCGCTTGGGACACTCTAGCTCCAAAACCACTCTTGATGCAGTTTAA
- the udk gene encoding uridine kinase: MRSKPVVIGIAGGSGSGKTSVTNSIYEKFKGHSILMLQQDLYYKNQSHMPFEERLLTNYDHPLAFDNDLMFEHLEQLLKYESIEKPIYDFKLNTRSEETVHVEPKDVIIVEGIFALEDERLRDLMDIKLYVDTDADLRIIRRILRDTKERGRSIDSVIEQYVSVVRPMHNQFIEPTKRYADIIIPEGGQNHVAIDLMVTKIQTILQDR, translated from the coding sequence ATGAGGAGTAAACCAGTTGTCATTGGAATTGCTGGCGGCTCGGGTTCAGGTAAAACGAGCGTCACCAATTCAATCTATGAAAAATTTAAAGGACATTCCATCCTCATGCTTCAGCAAGATTTATATTACAAAAATCAAAGTCATATGCCATTTGAAGAGCGTCTGCTTACGAACTATGATCATCCGCTCGCATTCGACAATGACCTGATGTTTGAGCATTTGGAACAGCTCTTAAAGTACGAATCCATTGAAAAACCAATATATGATTTCAAGCTCAACACACGTTCAGAAGAGACTGTCCATGTTGAACCAAAGGATGTTATCATTGTTGAAGGCATCTTTGCACTAGAAGACGAACGTCTAAGAGACTTAATGGATATTAAACTGTATGTCGATACAGATGCAGATCTTCGCATCATTCGCCGCATTTTACGCGATACGAAAGAAAGAGGCCGTTCAATCGATTCTGTGATTGAACAGTATGTATCTGTTGTCAGACCAATGCATAATCAATTCATTGAACCGACAAAGCGATACGCTGACATCATCATCCCAGAAGGCGGCCAAAACCATGTGGCGATTGACTTAATGGTGACAAAAATTCAAACGATTCTTCAAGATCGTTGA
- a CDS encoding peptidase U32 family protein has product MALLKDGISEMIDGKRVITKKPELLAPAGNLEKLKIAVHYGADAVFIGGKEFGLRSNADNFSIEEMAEGVAFAKKYGARIYVTTNIFAHNENMDGLEEYLQGIEGAGVAGIIVADPLIIETCKRVAPKLEVHLSTQQSLSNWKAVQFWKEEGLERVVLARETSALEIREMKEKVDIEIETFIHGAMCIAYSGRCVLSNHMTARDSNRGGCCQSCRWDYDLYKLEGSEEAPLFGEEDAPFAMSPKDLKLVESIPQMIEMGIDSLKIEGRMKSIHYVATVVSVYRKVIDAYCADPDNFVIEQEWLDELDKCANRDTAPAFFEGVPGTDEQMFGIHGKKTTFDFAGLVLHYDEKEQIVTLQQRNFFKAGDEVEFFGPEIENFTCKIETIWDEKGNELDAARHPLQIVKFKLDQKVYPSNMIRKGK; this is encoded by the coding sequence ATGGCACTATTGAAAGATGGTATTTCTGAAATGATTGACGGGAAACGTGTCATTACAAAAAAACCAGAACTGCTTGCACCAGCAGGAAACTTGGAAAAGCTGAAAATTGCTGTACATTACGGAGCAGACGCTGTCTTTATAGGCGGAAAAGAATTTGGACTTCGTTCAAATGCCGATAACTTTTCAATTGAGGAAATGGCTGAAGGTGTTGCATTTGCAAAAAAATACGGTGCACGAATCTATGTGACAACGAATATCTTTGCCCACAACGAAAACATGGACGGGCTGGAGGAATACCTTCAAGGGATTGAAGGCGCTGGAGTAGCGGGCATTATTGTGGCTGACCCGCTGATCATTGAAACGTGTAAACGTGTCGCACCGAAGCTTGAAGTCCATTTAAGCACACAGCAATCTCTTTCGAACTGGAAAGCTGTTCAGTTTTGGAAAGAAGAAGGGCTTGAGCGTGTGGTGCTGGCTCGCGAGACAAGTGCGCTTGAAATTAGAGAAATGAAAGAAAAGGTCGATATTGAAATTGAAACGTTCATTCACGGTGCGATGTGTATTGCTTACTCTGGCCGCTGCGTGCTCAGTAACCATATGACGGCAAGAGATTCTAACCGCGGGGGCTGCTGCCAGTCTTGCCGCTGGGATTATGATCTTTATAAACTAGAAGGTTCTGAGGAAGCGCCATTATTTGGAGAGGAAGACGCACCATTTGCGATGAGTCCAAAAGACTTAAAGCTTGTCGAATCCATTCCTCAAATGATCGAAATGGGAATTGACAGCTTGAAAATCGAAGGGCGAATGAAATCAATTCATTATGTGGCAACTGTCGTCAGTGTGTATCGCAAAGTCATCGACGCCTATTGTGCGGACCCAGACAATTTTGTCATTGAGCAGGAATGGTTAGATGAATTAGATAAATGTGCAAACCGTGACACAGCACCAGCCTTTTTCGAAGGTGTACCAGGTACGGATGAACAAATGTTTGGTATTCATGGAAAGAAAACGACATTTGACTTCGCTGGTCTCGTTCTTCATTATGATGAAAAAGAACAAATCGTTACATTGCAGCAGCGTAACTTCTTTAAAGCTGGGGACGAAGTCGAATTTTTCGGACCAGAAATTGAGAATTTCACATGCAAAATTGAGACGATTTGGGATGAAAAAGGAAATGAACTAGATGCCGCTCGTCATCCGCTGCAAATCGTCAAATTCAAGCTCGATCAAAAAGTATACCCTAGCAACATGATTAGAAAGGGGAAATAA
- a CDS encoding peptidase U32 family protein, with protein sequence MKKPELLVTPSKVSDVLPLIEAGADAFLIGEQTYGIRLAGEFSREDVKQTVELAHAHHKKVFVAMNAIFHNDRVQLLGDYLTFLDALNVDGVVFGDPAVIMAAKETGVSLNLHWSTETTGTNYYTCNYWGRKGATRAVLAKELNMDSVIDIKENAEVEIEIQVHGMTCMFQSKRTLIGNYFEYQGKQMDVEGRNMEEGLFLHDQERQNKYPIFEDANGTHIMSPNDVCMIDELEEFVDAGIDSFKIDGILKSLSYMTEVTSLYRKAIDLLATDKDAYEDQKEDWVKRIEEIQPVNRSIDTGFFFKETVY encoded by the coding sequence ATGAAAAAACCAGAATTGCTTGTGACGCCAAGCAAGGTGTCAGACGTACTGCCATTAATCGAGGCGGGAGCTGATGCATTCTTAATAGGCGAACAAACATACGGTATTCGTCTTGCAGGCGAGTTTTCAAGAGAAGATGTGAAACAGACGGTTGAGCTTGCACATGCGCATCACAAAAAAGTGTTTGTGGCGATGAATGCGATTTTTCATAATGATCGTGTGCAGCTGCTTGGAGATTACTTAACCTTTCTCGACGCATTAAACGTAGATGGCGTCGTTTTTGGAGACCCAGCAGTGATCATGGCCGCCAAAGAAACAGGGGTAAGCCTGAATCTCCACTGGAGTACAGAAACGACTGGGACAAACTATTACACTTGTAACTACTGGGGCAGAAAAGGTGCAACGCGTGCTGTTCTTGCCAAAGAACTGAATATGGACAGTGTCATTGACATCAAAGAAAATGCCGAGGTGGAAATCGAAATTCAAGTCCATGGCATGACATGTATGTTTCAATCAAAACGTACGCTCATTGGCAACTACTTTGAATATCAGGGCAAACAAATGGACGTCGAAGGCAGAAATATGGAGGAAGGACTATTCCTTCATGATCAAGAGCGTCAAAACAAATACCCTATTTTCGAGGATGCAAACGGCACTCATATTATGAGTCCAAATGATGTGTGTATGATTGACGAATTAGAGGAATTTGTTGATGCAGGCATTGACTCCTTTAAAATTGACGGAATTTTAAAGTCACTTTCTTATATGACAGAGGTGACGTCTCTATATAGAAAAGCAATTGATTTATTAGCGACTGACAAAGACGCGTATGAAGATCAGAAAGAGGACTGGGTGAAGCGGATTGAAGAGATTCAGCCAGTGAATCGTTCAATTGATACAGGGTTCTTCTTTAAAGAAACGGTTTATTAA
- a CDS encoding O-methyltransferase, whose product MTIEDDQMNDYIEHLIHPSPDAIAQLEAYAKEHHVPIMEKVSIELLLQLLSMKKPKKILEVGTAIGYSAIRMATALPAAEIFTIERNAKRYEEATRNIEELKLKERIHVFFGDAMESAKTVQTMAPYDVIFIDAAKGQYKRFFELFEPMLAHDGMIITDNVLFKGLVATNYEEEIEDKRKKQLIGKIDRYNQWLMSNPDFQTCIIPVGDGIAISTKRGDQS is encoded by the coding sequence ATGACTATCGAAGATGATCAAATGAATGATTATATTGAACATTTAATTCACCCAAGTCCTGATGCAATCGCTCAATTAGAGGCATATGCAAAAGAGCATCATGTGCCAATTATGGAAAAGGTGAGCATTGAACTTTTACTGCAGCTGCTGTCGATGAAAAAGCCGAAGAAAATTCTTGAGGTTGGGACAGCGATAGGCTACTCCGCCATTCGAATGGCGACAGCTCTACCAGCTGCTGAAATTTTTACGATTGAGCGAAATGCGAAACGCTATGAAGAAGCGACACGGAACATTGAGGAATTAAAGTTAAAAGAAAGAATACACGTGTTCTTTGGTGATGCCATGGAATCGGCTAAAACAGTCCAAACGATGGCGCCCTATGATGTGATCTTTATTGATGCCGCAAAAGGGCAGTACAAACGTTTTTTTGAGCTGTTTGAACCGATGCTTGCTCATGACGGAATGATTATTACAGACAACGTATTATTCAAAGGCTTAGTGGCAACGAACTATGAAGAAGAAATTGAAGATAAACGAAAAAAACAATTAATTGGAAAAATTGATCGATACAATCAATGGCTTATGTCAAACCCTGATTTCCAAACGTGCATTATTCCAGTGGGAGACGGGATCGCCATTAGTACAAAAAGAGGTGACCAATCATGA